From Burkholderia pseudomultivorans, the proteins below share one genomic window:
- a CDS encoding DUF7003 family protein yields the protein MNGERPSGDPTFRSLADVLVTGDAARYRPSATPNTHWENWPDGGTL from the coding sequence GTGAACGGCGAGCGGCCGAGCGGCGATCCGACCTTCCGCTCGCTCGCGGACGTGCTCGTGACGGGCGACGCTGCGCGATACCGGCCGTCGGCCACGCCGAATACGCATTGGGAGAACTGGCCGGACGGCGGGACGCTGTGA
- a CDS encoding DUF7003 family protein — MMIDVESILSVLDDCCEQFSFPMLDNGYVYLAATRLSLYRGPADWTS; from the coding sequence ATGATGATCGATGTGGAAAGCATCCTATCCGTGCTGGACGACTGCTGCGAGCAATTCAGCTTTCCGATGCTGGACAACGGCTACGTGTATCTCGCCGCGACGCGGCTTTCGCTTTACCGCGGCCCTGCGGACTGGACGTCGTGA
- a CDS encoding haloacid dehalogenase type II, producing the protein MNPTEIKAFVFDVFGTIVDWRSRVAREAADFLQTYAPTLDAFEFADAWRREYTPSMEEVRSGRRSYVRLDLLHRENLVRIIERYGIAGVPDAAVDALNLAWHRLDPWPDSVAALNRLKQRFIIAPLSNGNIRLMIDIAKHAGLPWDAILGAEVAHAYKPAPKVYNEAVEILGVAPAEVCLVAAHNSDLAAARRLGLSTAFVPRPTEYGPGQTTDLNAEDAWDFVVADLHELADRVGCPR; encoded by the coding sequence ATGAACCCGACCGAAATCAAGGCGTTCGTGTTCGATGTCTTTGGAACGATCGTCGACTGGAGAAGCCGTGTCGCGCGCGAAGCCGCCGACTTCCTGCAAACCTACGCGCCGACGCTCGACGCGTTCGAATTCGCCGACGCATGGCGGCGCGAATATACGCCGTCGATGGAGGAAGTCCGCAGCGGACGCCGCTCCTACGTGAGGCTCGACCTCCTGCATCGCGAGAACCTGGTGCGGATCATCGAGCGCTACGGCATCGCCGGCGTGCCCGATGCGGCGGTGGACGCGCTCAACCTCGCGTGGCATCGCCTCGATCCGTGGCCCGATTCGGTCGCCGCGCTGAACCGGCTGAAGCAGCGCTTCATCATCGCGCCGCTGTCGAACGGCAACATTCGGCTGATGATCGACATCGCGAAGCACGCGGGCCTGCCGTGGGATGCGATTCTCGGCGCGGAAGTCGCGCACGCGTACAAGCCGGCGCCGAAGGTCTACAACGAGGCAGTCGAGATACTCGGCGTCGCGCCGGCCGAGGTGTGTCTCGTCGCCGCGCACAACAGCGATCTCGCCGCCGCGCGCCGGCTCGGCCTGTCGACCGCGTTCGTGCCGCGGCCGACCGAGTACGGGCCCGGCCAGACGACGGACCTGAACGCGGAGGATGCGTGGGATTTCGTCGTCGCCGATCTGCACGAGCTGGCGGATCGGGTCGGGTGCCCGCGGTGA